In Hyphomicrobiaceae bacterium, the following are encoded in one genomic region:
- a CDS encoding DUF2147 domain-containing protein: MTECISKLRLAFLSAGMLAITASYAAAAPREAGVWYDDSGKGAVKLSVCGDKLCGHIYWLKDAQYPDGRPLLDRHNPNSSQRNRLICGLQVIGDLAPMDNGEWDTGWIYDPKEGKSYSVALSLADPDTLKVTGYLVMRMMGRTLTWKRAPDDLPSCAKQAAATPTPEATAKAAAAAPSSTKQTAKTASKKTTAKAAQGEVLPWADK; the protein is encoded by the coding sequence ATGACCGAATGCATATCAAAACTGCGCCTCGCATTTCTCAGTGCTGGAATGCTCGCAATTACGGCAAGTTATGCCGCCGCCGCCCCTCGCGAGGCCGGGGTTTGGTACGACGACAGCGGCAAAGGCGCCGTCAAGCTATCCGTCTGCGGAGACAAGCTTTGCGGGCATATCTACTGGCTTAAGGATGCCCAATACCCCGACGGGCGCCCGCTCTTGGATCGCCATAATCCCAATTCTAGCCAACGCAACCGGCTAATCTGCGGCTTGCAGGTCATCGGCGACCTCGCTCCGATGGACAACGGTGAATGGGATACCGGCTGGATCTATGACCCAAAGGAAGGCAAGTCTTACAGTGTGGCCCTCTCTTTGGCCGACCCTGACACGTTGAAGGTGACGGGGTATCTCGTGATGAGGATGATGGGTCGCACGCTGACCTGGAAGCGGGCCCCTGACGATCTGCCCTCGTGCGCCAAGCAAGCGGCTGCCACGCCAACGCCCGAAGCAACGGCCAAGGCGGCTGCGGCCGCTCCGTCTTCAACCAAACAGACGGCCAAAACGGCGAGCAAGAAAACGACAGCCAAGGCTGCGCAAGGTGAAGTATTGCCCTGGGCTGACAAATAG
- a CDS encoding ABC transporter ATP-binding protein: MTVTPVLEAENVVKELGSGAGLVIALKGVSLELVPGELTLLMGPSGSGKTTLLSILGCIMAPTSGTLKIAGRQIAGLSAEELAKVRRDHIGFIFQSYNLFPTLNAIENVRIALDVRGITGFAATSRAEEVLRDVGLGHRLTNYPGNLSGGEQQRVAVARAIASSPSIVLADEPTAALDSENGHAVMALLSRIAKEQKRSVLAVTHDPRTLGYADRVVRIEDGKIVGEERRPEGLNAPEITDLTKRRKIHA, encoded by the coding sequence ATGACAGTAACTCCAGTTCTCGAAGCCGAAAACGTAGTCAAGGAGCTGGGCTCAGGCGCCGGCCTTGTGATCGCGTTGAAGGGCGTCAGTCTCGAACTGGTGCCCGGCGAACTGACACTCTTGATGGGGCCCTCGGGTTCTGGCAAGACGACGCTCCTGTCTATCCTGGGCTGCATCATGGCGCCGACATCGGGCACCTTGAAGATTGCCGGGCGGCAGATTGCGGGGCTCAGCGCCGAAGAGTTGGCGAAGGTCCGACGCGACCACATTGGCTTCATCTTTCAGTCCTACAATCTCTTTCCGACGCTCAATGCGATCGAGAATGTGCGCATCGCACTGGACGTTCGCGGGATTACAGGTTTTGCCGCGACGAGCCGGGCCGAGGAGGTTCTTCGCGATGTTGGGTTGGGACACCGCCTGACCAACTATCCCGGCAATCTTTCGGGTGGTGAGCAGCAGCGTGTCGCGGTCGCCCGCGCCATCGCTAGTTCACCCTCCATCGTGCTGGCGGACGAACCCACCGCCGCGCTCGACAGCGAAAACGGACATGCCGTGATGGCGCTGCTTTCGCGTATTGCAAAGGAACAGAAGCGTAGCGTTCTTGCTGTGACCCACGACCCGCGCACGCTCGGATATGCCGACCGTGTCGTGAGGATCGAGGACGGCAAGATCGTCGGAGAGGAGCGTCGGCCCGAAGGTCTCAATGCTCCCGAAATCACCGATCTTACGAAGAGGCGTAAAATCCATGCATAA
- a CDS encoding tellurite resistance TerB family protein, which produces MFDAKSLLEDLVRGASPQASGQQPSGGGGGLSDILGQILQGTGGQSSAGTGASQGGGLQDILNQLQRSLQSNAQPSTGQAGATPSQNGGLGDVLNQIKNQIGQAGGALQGGGVMDVLGQILSQATQGVKEGAGRIDSATGATDAITDVLAKATGQSPSEVLSKLQQILRDNPMAAGTALGGLGGLVLGTQTGRSIAGSAARLGALALIGGLAYKAFQNYQTGRPLITGATAPEAAPEGSGFEPGAMTNDAAMLYINAMVAAAAADGRIDAGEQNRVLGSLKQAGIDAEAEQFLANAFNNPPSITDIANAVNSPEEAIQVYTAARIAIDPDTTQESAFLSQLANALGIDAKLAAHIDSTARSAAA; this is translated from the coding sequence ATGTTCGATGCAAAGTCTCTCCTGGAGGATCTCGTGCGCGGCGCGAGCCCGCAGGCGTCCGGCCAACAGCCCTCAGGCGGTGGCGGCGGACTCTCCGACATCCTTGGTCAAATATTACAAGGTACAGGCGGCCAGTCGTCCGCCGGAACTGGAGCCAGCCAAGGCGGTGGCTTACAGGACATTCTCAACCAGCTTCAGCGCTCATTGCAGTCAAATGCCCAGCCGTCGACCGGGCAAGCTGGTGCCACCCCATCTCAGAACGGGGGCCTCGGCGATGTCCTCAACCAGATTAAGAACCAGATCGGTCAAGCGGGCGGCGCTTTGCAAGGCGGCGGCGTCATGGACGTTCTGGGACAGATCCTCTCGCAGGCGACCCAGGGCGTGAAGGAAGGCGCAGGGCGCATCGACAGCGCAACCGGCGCCACGGACGCAATCACTGATGTATTGGCGAAGGCCACCGGTCAGTCGCCGTCCGAGGTACTCTCCAAACTTCAGCAGATCTTGCGCGACAACCCGATGGCAGCCGGCACCGCGTTGGGTGGCCTTGGCGGCCTTGTGCTCGGAACCCAGACGGGCCGTTCGATCGCGGGAAGTGCGGCACGCCTCGGCGCTCTCGCCCTCATCGGCGGCCTCGCCTACAAGGCCTTCCAGAACTATCAGACCGGCCGGCCGCTGATTACGGGCGCAACAGCGCCGGAAGCCGCACCTGAAGGCTCAGGCTTCGAGCCCGGCGCGATGACCAACGATGCCGCCATGCTTTACATCAACGCCATGGTTGCTGCGGCGGCCGCCGACGGTCGCATCGATGCGGGCGAGCAGAACCGCGTCCTCGGCAGCCTCAAGCAAGCCGGTATCGACGCGGAGGCGGAGCAATTCCTGGCTAACGCCTTCAACAATCCACCGAGCATCACCGACATTGCCAACGCGGTGAACTCACCCGAAGAGGCCATTCAGGTCTATACAGCCGCGCGGATTGCTATTGACCCGGATACGACGCAGGAGTCGGCGTTCCTGTCCCAGCTGGCCAATGCACTGGGTATTGACGCCAAGCTTGCCGCTCACATCGACTCTACAGCGCGCAGCGCAGCGGCCTGA
- a CDS encoding CAP domain-containing protein, whose product MYRVALCAGLTAMLAACSLGSSTLTSGFAESSPPPTTASLRKSQGAALGGEPGTPRNIQLAKLDDKAPAGTFERAEPGILADRDYSHTRLNAEMARDVINAYRKQHGLKPLKLDPELTEAAKGHSRDLAKWDRISHYGSDGSNPWDRVKRTGYKARLAAENVGTGQIDFNEVMKGWKESPGHNKNLLLPDAEQMGIALVQDPKTEFKSFWTLVLGSPM is encoded by the coding sequence ATGTATCGCGTCGCACTCTGCGCCGGACTGACCGCCATGTTGGCGGCCTGCAGTCTGGGCTCATCAACACTCACATCGGGATTTGCCGAGAGCTCTCCGCCGCCTACCACGGCTTCGCTCCGCAAATCACAAGGCGCAGCGCTGGGCGGCGAGCCCGGTACGCCGCGTAATATTCAGCTTGCCAAGCTTGATGACAAGGCGCCTGCGGGCACCTTCGAACGCGCAGAGCCTGGTATCCTGGCTGACCGTGATTATTCACACACCCGTCTCAACGCCGAGATGGCGCGAGACGTGATCAACGCCTATCGCAAGCAGCACGGGCTGAAGCCGCTAAAGCTCGACCCAGAGCTTACCGAGGCCGCCAAAGGCCATTCGCGCGATCTGGCCAAGTGGGACCGCATCTCGCACTATGGATCGGATGGCTCCAATCCTTGGGATCGGGTGAAGCGTACCGGTTACAAGGCGCGCCTTGCTGCCGAGAACGTTGGCACCGGCCAGATTGATTTCAATGAAGTGATGAAGGGCTGGAAGGAAAGCCCAGGTCACAACAAGAATCTTCTGTTGCCGGATGCCGAGCAGATGGGCATTGCGCTCGTGCAGGATCCAAAGACAGAGTTCAAGTCATTCTGGACGCTGGTGCTCGGCTCGCCGATGTAG
- a CDS encoding efflux RND transporter permease subunit codes for MRINFSAWAIRNPVPPILLFVVLCLLGIMSFKSLPVTKFPNIDVPVVSVTVTQGGATPAELETQVTREVEDAVANVTGVKHIISTVTDGSSVTAIEFQLEVNTDRAVVDVKDAIDKIRANLPRTVDEPIVSRIDVEGQSIMSFAATSPGMTLEQLSWHVDDVVKRRLMGLKGIGKVERYGGVTREIRVELDPDRLLAFGVTAADVNRQVRATNTDLGSGRGEVGDQEQAIRVLAGARTVEQLAETKINLANGRQVKLSDLGRVIDGSSEQRSFGRLDGKPIVAFAIFRAKGASEMTVRDNVEKELAKLREDYPQISMTKIDDAVAYTQGNYEAAMETLIEGSVLAVIVVLVFLRNIRATVIAAIALPLSAIPAFWFMSMFGFSLNLVSLLAITLVTGILVDDAIVEIENIVRHQNMGKSPYRAALEAADEIGLAVIAISLTIVAIFAPVSFMSGIPGQYFRQFGLTVAAAVLVSLLVARLITPMMAAYLMRPVKEVHTSDGPIMRAYTRFLAATLRHRYATLIVGLGLFVGSIYATYLLPSGFIPDGDESRIVISAELPPGAKLAETTDMTDTIYRSLKGVPEIKTVYALGGTSPTGQLDIRRAAIIVRLVPKAERSRSQKKIEGEVMARLKAIPDLRSWAINGRNERQLAYNLVSNDGDALRIAASEVEAKLRTNPIFRGPASEAALERPEIRIVPRSDAAARLGVTTDQISETVRVATIGDVEFNLAKFNAGDRQVPIRVQLKEDTRENMQRIKQLRITNSTGQQIPLMAVADVEFGQGPSLISRYDRLRNAKIGTDLAPGVALSQGQSQFIKTVNDLGLPKSVKLRVVGEAEMQGEVVQGFITAILTGLVLVFGVLILLFSSVTQPITILLSLPLSFGGVVIGLLATNNAVTMPVYIGLIMLVGIVTKNAIMLVDFAVERMATGMNRTEAIIDSGRKRARPIVMTTLAMVAGMLPSAYALGDGGEFRSPMAIAVIGGLLVSTVLSLIFVPSFFTVMDDVGHFLGWLFGRFIGPRDDPEDDDAPAASLPARKDQAASPGPDQRELPLAAE; via the coding sequence ATGCGCATAAACTTCTCCGCCTGGGCTATCCGAAACCCGGTCCCGCCGATCTTGCTGTTCGTGGTGCTCTGCCTGCTCGGCATCATGAGCTTCAAGAGTCTGCCGGTCACAAAATTCCCCAACATCGACGTGCCGGTCGTGTCCGTCACCGTCACTCAGGGCGGCGCAACTCCGGCTGAACTCGAGACCCAGGTAACACGCGAGGTCGAGGACGCCGTCGCAAACGTCACCGGTGTCAAGCACATCATTTCGACCGTGACGGACGGCTCGTCCGTTACCGCCATTGAGTTCCAGCTTGAGGTCAATACCGACCGCGCTGTCGTCGACGTCAAGGACGCGATCGATAAGATTCGCGCCAACCTGCCGCGTACCGTTGACGAACCGATCGTTTCACGCATCGACGTGGAAGGTCAGTCGATCATGTCATTTGCCGCCACCAGCCCAGGCATGACGCTGGAGCAGCTTTCCTGGCACGTCGACGACGTGGTGAAGCGACGGCTGATGGGGCTGAAGGGCATCGGCAAGGTTGAACGCTACGGCGGCGTGACGCGCGAAATTCGCGTCGAGCTGGATCCCGACCGACTATTGGCTTTCGGCGTCACGGCGGCGGACGTGAACCGGCAGGTGCGCGCAACCAACACGGACCTTGGGTCCGGTCGCGGCGAAGTCGGCGATCAGGAACAGGCGATCCGCGTTTTGGCCGGTGCGCGCACCGTCGAGCAATTGGCAGAGACCAAGATCAACCTCGCAAACGGACGCCAGGTGAAGCTGTCCGACCTGGGTCGTGTCATCGATGGCTCTAGCGAACAGCGCTCGTTCGGCCGCCTCGACGGTAAGCCCATCGTCGCGTTCGCCATCTTTCGCGCCAAGGGCGCCAGCGAGATGACCGTGCGCGACAATGTCGAGAAAGAACTGGCCAAGTTGCGCGAGGACTATCCGCAGATCTCGATGACCAAGATCGATGACGCAGTTGCCTATACGCAGGGCAACTACGAGGCGGCGATGGAAACCCTGATCGAGGGATCCGTGCTGGCCGTCATCGTCGTTCTTGTGTTCCTGCGTAATATCCGCGCCACGGTCATCGCGGCGATCGCCCTTCCTCTTTCCGCGATTCCTGCATTCTGGTTCATGAGCATGTTCGGATTTTCTCTGAACCTCGTGAGCCTGCTGGCGATCACGCTGGTGACAGGCATTCTCGTCGACGACGCCATCGTCGAGATCGAGAACATCGTGCGGCACCAGAACATGGGCAAATCGCCCTACCGCGCGGCGCTGGAAGCCGCCGACGAAATCGGCCTTGCGGTGATCGCAATCTCGCTGACGATCGTCGCGATCTTCGCGCCCGTATCCTTCATGAGCGGCATCCCAGGCCAATATTTCCGCCAGTTTGGCCTCACGGTCGCAGCCGCAGTGCTCGTGTCACTGTTGGTGGCTCGGCTCATAACGCCGATGATGGCTGCCTATCTCATGCGCCCCGTCAAGGAGGTGCACACGAGCGATGGCCCTATCATGAGAGCCTACACGCGCTTCCTCGCCGCCACGCTGCGGCATCGGTATGCGACGTTGATTGTCGGACTGGGTCTCTTCGTCGGCTCGATCTACGCGACATATCTTCTGCCGTCTGGGTTCATTCCCGATGGCGATGAATCGCGCATTGTGATTTCGGCTGAACTGCCCCCCGGCGCCAAGCTCGCCGAAACCACCGACATGACCGATACGATTTACCGATCGCTCAAGGGAGTCCCCGAGATCAAGACAGTCTACGCATTGGGAGGCACGTCGCCGACTGGTCAGCTCGATATTCGCCGCGCGGCCATCATCGTGCGCCTTGTTCCCAAAGCCGAGCGTTCGCGATCTCAAAAGAAGATCGAGGGCGAGGTTATGGCGCGGCTGAAGGCCATTCCCGACCTTCGCAGTTGGGCGATCAACGGGCGCAACGAGCGGCAGCTAGCCTACAACCTCGTATCCAATGACGGTGACGCTCTGCGCATCGCGGCAAGCGAGGTTGAAGCCAAGCTGCGCACCAATCCGATTTTTCGCGGACCCGCTTCGGAAGCTGCACTGGAGCGGCCGGAAATACGCATCGTTCCGCGCTCGGATGCCGCCGCGCGTCTTGGCGTTACGACCGACCAGATTTCCGAAACGGTTCGCGTCGCCACCATCGGCGACGTTGAATTCAACCTTGCCAAATTCAACGCCGGAGACCGCCAGGTTCCTATTCGTGTGCAGTTGAAGGAAGACACACGCGAAAATATGCAGCGCATCAAACAACTGCGCATTACCAACAGCACCGGCCAACAAATACCGCTCATGGCGGTTGCGGATGTCGAGTTCGGACAGGGCCCCAGCCTCATCTCGCGCTACGACCGGTTGCGAAACGCGAAGATCGGCACCGATCTCGCGCCCGGCGTAGCTTTGTCTCAGGGCCAGTCTCAATTCATCAAGACGGTGAACGACCTCGGCTTGCCAAAAAGCGTCAAGCTGCGCGTCGTTGGCGAGGCGGAAATGCAGGGCGAAGTCGTCCAGGGTTTTATCACAGCCATTCTGACCGGACTTGTTCTGGTGTTCGGCGTGCTGATCCTTCTGTTTTCCAGCGTCACACAACCGATCACCATTCTATTGTCGCTGCCGCTGTCTTTTGGTGGCGTCGTGATCGGCCTGCTCGCCACCAACAACGCCGTGACCATGCCGGTTTACATCGGTCTGATTATGCTGGTGGGCATCGTGACCAAAAACGCAATCATGCTGGTCGATTTCGCCGTCGAGCGCATGGCAACCGGCATGAATCGGACCGAGGCGATCATCGATTCAGGCCGCAAGCGTGCCCGCCCCATCGTCATGACGACGCTCGCCATGGTGGCCGGCATGTTGCCCAGCGCTTACGCGCTCGGCGACGGCGGCGAGTTCCGCTCGCCAATGGCAATCGCTGTGATCGGTGGCCTACTGGTTTCGACAGTGCTTTCGCTGATCTTCGTGCCGTCGTTCTTTACCGTCATGGACGACGTCGGCCACTTCCTTGGCTGGTTATTCGGACGCTTCATCGGGCCCCGTGACGATCCCGAGGATGATGACGCACCAGCCGCCTCCCTGCCTGCTCGTAAGGATCAGGCCGCCAGCCCCGGCCCTGATCAGCGCGAACTGCCACTCGCGGCGGAATAA
- a CDS encoding ABC transporter permease, giving the protein MILTLAFRNLFHDRIRLAVTLIGILFSIVLVAVQLGLYLGSSRMITANIDHANADLWVTAYGAKSFEDGGLLLTDRERHQALATPGVQSVVPILVSFAEWRKPEGGSTRVVVIGSDTDDNGLVPWSLAAGTLEDIKAPDAIAVDGSYLNELGISGIGDTAQAASGRVKVRALTEGVRSFTQSPYVYTTLNRARQLFGADADRTTFFLVKLAPGADAAKVKADLSSRLETAEVLSTDEFRDRSLKQWLFRTGAGIALIGGALLGSLVGTVIVAQTLYSSTKDHIHEFATLRALGSSAGYIHKVILAQAGLSAVIGYMLGMSIALVILYVSKGSALPLVMTPGLAFWLFALTVAMCAISALSAIMKVTKIDPATVFSR; this is encoded by the coding sequence ATGATCCTCACGCTGGCATTTCGAAATCTCTTTCATGATCGTATCAGGCTTGCCGTCACTTTGATCGGCATTTTGTTCTCGATCGTGCTCGTGGCCGTGCAGCTCGGGCTGTATTTGGGCTCAAGCCGCATGATCACGGCGAACATTGATCACGCCAACGCCGATCTCTGGGTTACGGCTTACGGTGCCAAAAGCTTTGAAGATGGCGGACTGCTTCTGACGGATCGCGAGCGCCATCAAGCTCTGGCGACGCCTGGTGTGCAATCGGTGGTTCCGATCCTGGTCTCCTTTGCCGAGTGGCGCAAGCCGGAGGGCGGTTCGACGCGCGTTGTCGTAATCGGCTCCGACACGGACGACAACGGTCTGGTGCCTTGGTCGCTGGCCGCTGGCACACTGGAAGACATCAAGGCGCCTGACGCCATCGCGGTCGATGGAAGCTATCTCAACGAACTTGGCATCTCGGGCATCGGCGATACGGCACAAGCTGCATCGGGCCGCGTCAAGGTTCGTGCGCTGACCGAAGGCGTGCGGTCGTTCACGCAGTCGCCTTACGTTTATACGACGCTCAATCGCGCCCGCCAGCTGTTTGGCGCTGACGCTGACCGCACGACCTTCTTCCTCGTCAAGCTCGCGCCGGGCGCGGATGCCGCAAAAGTGAAGGCCGATCTGTCGAGCCGTCTGGAAACTGCAGAGGTTCTTTCGACCGACGAATTCCGGGATCGCAGCCTGAAGCAGTGGTTGTTCCGCACCGGCGCAGGTATCGCGCTAATCGGTGGCGCTCTGCTAGGCAGCCTGGTGGGAACGGTAATCGTCGCTCAGACGCTCTACTCATCCACGAAAGATCATATTCACGAATTTGCGACTTTGCGCGCGCTCGGCTCATCGGCGGGTTATATTCATAAGGTCATTCTCGCCCAGGCCGGGCTGAGCGCCGTTATCGGCTACATGCTCGGGATGAGTATCGCGCTGGTCATACTTTACGTGAGTAAGGGATCGGCGTTGCCATTGGTCATGACGCCCGGTTTGGCCTTCTGGCTGTTCGCGCTCACGGTGGCCATGTGCGCTATTTCAGCTCTGTCGGCCATTATGAAAGTAACGAAGATCGATCCCGCTACGGTGTTCAGCAGATGA
- a CDS encoding alpha/beta fold hydrolase: protein MNKNQKFQAPRGSVVIPGGSTGVLLIHSLGGSPLELKFVAHSLSRQGYTVYCPVVPGLTFGTDVSGMSTWRDWYDAVEQAFDELKNHCEHIIVGGASAGATLSLRLAALRPSEIAGTILFAPTLAVNGWAIPHALKLFHLISDKWTARLFSFRTPAPFGIKDERVRNFALESMKGEGAMPADITMRDGGTVYEFFRLVRNVRPLLGRISQHTLIFHPRQDDQSDIKNTMTLQRKLAGMVEVCVLDDSYHLVTLDRQRNYVAERSIEFAERVISQMTARRAVAKQQADAAAAVKTSTGAGE, encoded by the coding sequence ATGAACAAAAATCAGAAATTTCAGGCGCCTCGTGGCAGCGTTGTTATTCCTGGCGGTTCTACCGGCGTGTTGCTCATTCACTCTCTGGGGGGGTCCCCGTTAGAGCTGAAATTCGTGGCACATTCATTATCGCGGCAGGGATACACCGTATACTGTCCGGTTGTTCCCGGTTTGACGTTCGGCACCGACGTGTCGGGCATGTCGACGTGGCGCGATTGGTACGATGCCGTCGAGCAAGCGTTTGATGAACTTAAGAACCATTGCGAGCACATCATCGTGGGCGGCGCTTCTGCCGGCGCAACTCTAAGCCTTCGACTGGCGGCGCTTCGTCCTTCCGAGATTGCTGGAACCATTCTGTTTGCGCCGACGCTGGCCGTTAACGGTTGGGCCATTCCGCATGCACTGAAGCTGTTCCATCTGATCAGCGACAAGTGGACTGCGCGCCTGTTCTCTTTCCGCACTCCCGCTCCGTTCGGCATCAAAGACGAGCGCGTGCGCAACTTCGCACTTGAGTCCATGAAGGGCGAAGGCGCGATGCCTGCAGACATCACGATGCGCGATGGCGGCACAGTCTATGAGTTCTTCAGGCTGGTACGTAACGTTCGCCCGCTTCTGGGACGCATTTCTCAGCACACCCTCATCTTCCATCCCCGCCAGGATGATCAGAGCGACATCAAGAATACGATGACGCTCCAACGCAAGCTGGCAGGCATGGTTGAGGTATGCGTTCTCGATGACAGCTATCACCTTGTGACGCTCGATCGTCAGCGCAACTACGTGGCGGAACGCTCCATCGAGTTTGCCGAGCGCGTCATCTCGCAGATGACGGCGCGCAGAGCGGTTGCCAAGCAACAGGCGGACGCTGCAGCTGCCGTCAAAACCTCCACAGGCGCCGGCGAATAA
- a CDS encoding efflux RND transporter periplasmic adaptor subunit — protein sequence MHKFDPAVTTIALAGLIAIAAGIGAGTWSTQNAEQSLLSSSAHAQTVSSPHQWAASATGRVEPKYGEVRISGQVAGKIVEVLADTNDKVEAGDLLVRVDDADIYAKLNAAAAEVGVRTREREEEPATGLALERQKADDAVAAAERKVFAARETFDAALRARKTAGSDDKDAAAKVEETRKAVEDAKTELTDARAKLIEVEAKPDMPLETRLESSLALARSDLSSAEIALERTRVRAPSSGTVLNMLAKPGETAVPSPDSALVVFGDLSSLRLRAEVEERDAAKVRVGQKVIVKADAFPDREFTGTVTSISQSLGAPRIATRGPRRPNDVEVVEVMVELDGHPPLFTGMRVDAFFKLDSSADASAVKTN from the coding sequence ATGCATAAGTTTGATCCTGCGGTCACCACGATTGCGTTGGCTGGGCTGATCGCTATTGCAGCCGGCATTGGGGCCGGCACCTGGAGCACCCAGAATGCGGAGCAGTCGCTGCTCTCATCCTCTGCTCATGCGCAGACTGTCAGCTCGCCGCACCAGTGGGCCGCATCGGCGACTGGACGCGTCGAGCCGAAATACGGTGAGGTCCGCATTTCCGGTCAGGTCGCCGGCAAGATCGTCGAGGTCTTGGCCGACACCAACGATAAGGTAGAGGCAGGAGATCTGCTCGTTCGAGTGGACGATGCCGATATCTATGCCAAGCTCAATGCCGCAGCTGCCGAAGTCGGCGTGCGTACGCGTGAGCGCGAGGAAGAGCCAGCAACCGGCCTTGCACTTGAACGTCAAAAGGCTGACGACGCGGTTGCTGCCGCTGAGCGCAAGGTCTTCGCTGCGCGCGAAACGTTCGACGCAGCTCTTCGTGCCAGAAAGACCGCCGGCAGCGACGACAAGGACGCAGCCGCCAAGGTCGAAGAGACCCGCAAGGCCGTCGAAGACGCTAAGACCGAATTGACGGACGCCCGCGCAAAGCTGATCGAGGTCGAGGCGAAGCCGGACATGCCGCTTGAGACCCGCTTGGAATCGTCTCTGGCGCTGGCCCGGTCGGATCTATCATCCGCTGAAATTGCACTGGAGCGGACCCGCGTTCGTGCGCCCTCCAGCGGCACCGTCCTCAATATGCTCGCCAAACCCGGCGAGACGGCCGTGCCTTCGCCTGACAGCGCCCTCGTGGTGTTCGGCGATTTGAGTTCCTTGCGCCTGCGTGCCGAGGTTGAGGAACGTGACGCGGCCAAAGTGCGTGTCGGCCAGAAAGTCATCGTCAAGGCTGATGCTTTTCCCGATCGTGAGTTCACCGGCACCGTGACGTCGATTTCGCAGTCGCTCGGAGCGCCGCGTATCGCGACCCGCGGACCGCGCCGTCCCAACGACGTTGAAGTCGTTGAAGTCATGGTGGAACTCGACGGTCACCCGCCGCTGTTCACCGGTATGCGCGTGGACGCATTCTTCAAGCTCGATTCGTCGGCGGACGCTTCTGCTGTGAAGACCAACTAA
- a CDS encoding acyltransferase, translating into MSRPNIPILTSLRFFAALLVVLHHYWPARGMLPHSLTTFGYQAVTFFFILSGFVLTYTYMSEPSHKHAAALKVDVRRFYLARFARLAPLYWVALAASAYFFYRLCFVADRISTTDYTAGMILAPLFAQAWLPQLATNWNPPSWSLSVEWFFYLAFPVVAALVRRVNPWLTILICLAINHGLVELARDLRRDLGPGDDLTYWSKVIAYFPPLLLPQFVMGMALAQIHLTWRVQRSHAFDWAVAAILVATALYQTNPPHIVHFIPFRDFLLAAFAVLVLSAANARGLVADLFSHKGLVLLGEASYALYILHFPLLQWWSHLGVQSSFEGGYELLGLGCFLALAIGASLALHLAIEIPARRYILSRAVAKTTPAQLQQRNRLHQTQAHARG; encoded by the coding sequence GTGTCACGGCCTAACATTCCGATTCTGACCTCGCTGCGCTTCTTCGCGGCCCTGCTCGTGGTCCTTCATCATTATTGGCCGGCGCGCGGGATGCTGCCTCACAGCCTGACCACGTTCGGCTATCAGGCGGTGACTTTCTTCTTCATTTTGTCCGGGTTCGTGCTCACGTATACGTATATGAGCGAGCCAAGCCACAAGCATGCGGCAGCTCTGAAAGTCGACGTGCGCCGCTTCTATTTAGCGCGATTTGCACGATTGGCGCCGCTCTATTGGGTGGCGCTTGCTGCATCGGCTTACTTTTTCTATCGCCTCTGTTTCGTCGCCGATCGCATCTCAACGACGGACTACACGGCCGGGATGATATTGGCACCGCTATTCGCTCAAGCCTGGCTGCCGCAGCTGGCGACGAATTGGAACCCGCCATCATGGTCGCTATCGGTCGAGTGGTTTTTTTATCTCGCCTTCCCTGTAGTCGCCGCGCTTGTCCGCCGGGTCAATCCTTGGCTCACCATTCTCATCTGCCTTGCGATCAATCACGGCCTCGTCGAACTCGCGCGCGATCTACGCCGCGACTTGGGCCCTGGAGACGATCTCACGTATTGGAGCAAAGTGATCGCGTACTTTCCCCCTTTGCTGCTGCCGCAATTCGTGATGGGAATGGCACTGGCGCAAATTCACCTGACGTGGCGGGTCCAGCGCTCGCACGCTTTTGATTGGGCGGTTGCGGCGATCCTCGTTGCTACCGCGCTTTATCAGACGAACCCGCCACACATCGTCCACTTTATTCCGTTTCGAGATTTCTTGCTGGCTGCATTCGCGGTTCTCGTGCTTTCAGCCGCCAACGCCCGCGGCTTGGTAGCGGATCTCTTCTCGCACAAAGGCTTGGTGTTGCTGGGAGAAGCGAGTTACGCGCTCTACATCCTGCATTTTCCGCTTCTGCAGTGGTGGAGCCATTTGGGTGTGCAAAGCAGCTTCGAGGGGGGATATGAACTTTTGGGGCTCGGCTGCTTTCTTGCACTCGCGATTGGAGCATCGCTGGCGCTCCACTTGGCAATCGAGATCCCTGCACGTCGCTATATTCTCAGCCGGGCCGTCGCGAAGACAACGCCGGCACAACTACAACAGCGCAACCGTCTACACCAAACGCAAGCGCACGCTCGCGGTTAA